In Flavobacterium piscisymbiosum, the sequence ACGATTCTGGCGAAATTACCGAGTACCATGTATTTTCTAACATATATACTTTATCACCAACACCTATTCCTAAAGCTCCTCCAGAAGCACCTTCACCCACGATAATCGTGATAATTGGCACTTGCAAACGAACCATTTCGAAAATGTTTCTGGCAATAGCTTCTCCTTGTCCTCTTTCTTCGGCTTCAAGACCTGGATATGCACCCGGAGTATCTACAAGAGTTAAAACCGGAATTCCAAATTTCTCTGCCATTTTCATCAAACGCAAAGCTTTACGGTATCCTTCAGGATTTGCCATACCAAAATTACGGTACTGACGTGTTTTTGTATTAAAACCTTTTTGCTGACCCACAATCATAAACGACTGACCGTTTATTTTCCCTAGTCCGCCCACCATCGCTTTATCATCTTTAAAATTTCTGTCTCCGTGAAGTTCTAAAAATGTATCTCCGCAAATTGCTCTGATATAATCTAAAGTGTAAGGTCTGTTTGGATGCCTTGATAGCTGAACTCGTTGCCAAGCTGTAAGGTTTTTGTATATTTCTTTCTTAGTTTGTTCTAATTTTTTGTTGATTTCCTTGCAGGTAGGTGTTACATCAACATCAGATTCTTTTCCAATTATAACACACTTTTCTAACTGTTCTTCAAGTTCTTTTATTGGAAGCTCAAAATCTAAATATTCCATGGATTTTTGAATTTTGTTTGTAAATCGAACCGCAAATATAAAAATATTATATCATTGGCGTGATTAAATCGTATTTAAAATGTAAAAATGTAATTTAAAAATAAGGAAATTATTACACTTCCTTCTTATTTTTATAATGTTTAAAAACACCGTTTAAGATAACTGTAATAACAATTATCAGTGCGCCAATATAAAATTCTGTGCTCATTTTTTCTTTTCCTCCCAAAATAAAATAAGCCAGCATAATTCCGTAAACAGGCTCTAAATTAGTGGTTAACATTACTGTATAAGGCGTCAATTTTTGCATCACTTTTACAGATGCCGTAAAAGCATAAGCCG encodes:
- a CDS encoding acetyl-CoA carboxylase carboxyltransferase subunit alpha; protein product: MEYLDFELPIKELEEQLEKCVIIGKESDVDVTPTCKEINKKLEQTKKEIYKNLTAWQRVQLSRHPNRPYTLDYIRAICGDTFLELHGDRNFKDDKAMVGGLGKINGQSFMIVGQQKGFNTKTRQYRNFGMANPEGYRKALRLMKMAEKFGIPVLTLVDTPGAYPGLEAEERGQGEAIARNIFEMVRLQVPIITIIVGEGASGGALGIGVGDKVYMLENTWYSVISPESCSSILWKSWEYKERAADALKLTSSDMKKQKLVDDVIPEPLGGAHYDRETTFKTVAEYITKGYNELKDLSTADLIAQRMDKYSNMGEYKE